One Methanoculleus sp. 7T genomic window carries:
- a CDS encoding DUF167 domain-containing protein, whose amino-acid sequence MEPYADAVVETGKGVAIALDVTAGAKKASFPAGYNEWRKSIRCQVAAPAVGGKANRAIIDLVAETLGVPRTDVCIASGHTSSSKVLVISGVSRSRILAILNTSGA is encoded by the coding sequence ATGGAACCTTACGCCGATGCCGTTGTTGAAACCGGAAAAGGTGTCGCCATAGCGCTCGACGTTACGGCAGGCGCCAAAAAGGCATCGTTTCCAGCGGGCTACAACGAGTGGCGGAAGAGTATCCGCTGTCAGGTGGCGGCCCCTGCCGTCGGCGGGAAGGCAAACCGCGCCATCATCGATCTCGTCGCAGAGACGCTCGGCGTACCCCGCACCGACGTCTGCATCGCCTCAGGGCACACGTCTTCCTCGAAGGTCTTAGTTATCTCCGGTGTATCGAGATCCCGGATACTTGCGATCCTGAACACCTCCGGTGCCTGA
- a CDS encoding dihydroorotase has product MTADLVLRNVALPTGRRADVVVAGGIVRHVGAPVRADETIDCSRYVCLPGAVDMHVHMRGGVQAEKEDWRTGTMSAVAGGVTVVVDQPNTVPPITTPDLLRARVREAETHAVCGFSVNAGVSPDADLAGMWDAGATAFGETFAAPSSYGQGLDPETLKRLLGRIHALGGLATVHAEEVADSAPRTLADHDRARSGAGEARAVRVVSALAPEGMRLHFCHLSTAASVKAARGTVEVTPHHLFLSHEMFEDDDTRARMNPPLRDEEARRGLWSCWDAIDVVASDHAPHTLREKALPFEAAPSGVPGVETMVPLLVAAVRERRITLASVMEKTSWKPAAILGIPRAGFEPGDRADFALYPDEITRIDASRLHAKCGWSPFEGLGAVFPEEVIVQGRRAYSRGDFHEARPAWYPGQGFLSSRR; this is encoded by the coding sequence ATGACCGCCGATCTTGTGCTCCGGAACGTGGCGCTCCCGACAGGCCGGCGCGCCGACGTCGTCGTCGCCGGGGGTATCGTCCGGCACGTCGGCGCACCGGTGCGTGCCGACGAGACGATCGACTGCAGCAGGTATGTCTGCCTCCCGGGAGCGGTCGATATGCACGTTCATATGCGCGGTGGGGTGCAGGCCGAGAAGGAAGACTGGCGGACCGGCACGATGAGCGCGGTCGCCGGCGGGGTGACGGTCGTGGTCGACCAGCCCAACACCGTCCCCCCCATCACCACGCCGGACCTCCTCCGTGCCCGGGTCCGCGAGGCGGAGACGCATGCCGTATGCGGGTTTTCAGTGAACGCGGGCGTTTCGCCGGATGCCGATCTTGCCGGGATGTGGGATGCCGGTGCGACGGCGTTCGGGGAGACCTTCGCCGCACCGTCGAGTTACGGTCAGGGGCTCGACCCGGAGACTCTCAAGAGGTTGTTAGGCCGCATCCATGCCCTCGGAGGGCTCGCCACGGTCCATGCGGAGGAGGTCGCGGATTCGGCGCCGAGAACGCTTGCCGACCACGACCGCGCGCGGTCCGGGGCCGGGGAGGCGCGCGCCGTCCGGGTCGTCTCAGCCCTCGCACCCGAAGGCATGCGGCTCCATTTCTGTCACCTGAGCACCGCCGCCTCGGTCAAGGCCGCACGGGGCACGGTGGAGGTGACGCCCCACCACCTCTTCCTCTCGCATGAGATGTTTGAGGATGACGATACCCGGGCCCGGATGAACCCCCCGCTCAGGGACGAAGAGGCCCGCCGCGGCCTCTGGTCCTGCTGGGATGCGATCGACGTCGTCGCCTCCGACCACGCCCCGCACACGCTCCGCGAGAAGGCGCTGCCGTTCGAGGCGGCTCCCTCCGGTGTCCCCGGAGTCGAGACGATGGTGCCGCTCCTCGTGGCTGCAGTGCGGGAGAGGCGGATAACCCTCGCCTCGGTGATGGAGAAGACGTCGTGGAAGCCCGCCGCCATCCTCGGGATCCCACGCGCAGGGTTTGAGCCCGGCGACCGGGCGGACTTCGCCCTCTACCCCGATGAGATCACCCGGATCGACGCCTCCCGCCTCCACGCGAAGTGCGGATGGTCGCCGTTCGAGGGGCTCGGCGCAGTCTTCCCGGAAGAGGTGATCGTGCAGGGCAGGCGTGCCTACTCTCGCGGGGATTTCCATGAGGCGCGCCCGGCGTGGTACCCCGGGCAAGGATTTTTATCCTCACGCAGATAA